A single Anatilimnocola floriformis DNA region contains:
- a CDS encoding peroxiredoxin has product MSVLVTQPAPEFKATAVMPNGEFKPVSLADYKGKYVVLFFWPLDFTFVCPTEIIAFSDRAEDFEKLNVQLLGVSVDSHYTHLAWRNVPRTDGGLGQINYPMVADLNKEISKAYDVLLPGGIALRGLFLIDKEGKVRHQLINDLPLGRNVEEALRMVQALQFFEKNGEVCPANWKEGSRTIKPTVNDSKKFFAAEYTGKG; this is encoded by the coding sequence ATGAGCGTTCTGGTTACCCAACCCGCCCCAGAGTTCAAAGCCACGGCCGTCATGCCGAACGGCGAGTTCAAGCCGGTCAGCCTGGCCGATTACAAGGGCAAGTACGTCGTGCTGTTCTTCTGGCCGCTCGACTTCACCTTCGTCTGCCCGACCGAGATCATTGCGTTCTCGGATCGCGCCGAAGATTTCGAGAAGCTGAACGTGCAACTCCTCGGCGTGTCGGTCGACAGCCATTACACCCACCTCGCTTGGCGCAACGTGCCGCGGACCGATGGCGGTCTCGGCCAGATCAATTACCCGATGGTCGCCGACCTGAACAAGGAAATCTCGAAGGCGTACGATGTGCTGCTGCCTGGCGGCATCGCCCTCCGCGGTTTGTTCCTGATCGACAAAGAAGGCAAGGTCCGCCATCAGTTGATCAACGACCTGCCGCTCGGCCGCAATGTCGAAGAAGCCCTGCGGATGGTTCAAGCTCTGCAGTTCTTCGAAAAGAACGGCGAAGTTTGCCCGGCCAACTGGAAGGAAGGCTCGCGCACGATCAAGCCGACGGTCAACGACAGCAAGAAGTTCTTTGCTGCTGAGTACACGGGCAAGGGTTAA
- a CDS encoding DUF4157 domain-containing protein has product MTAVLHAILISLGIIWAAPWTLLGCTLGVISLATGGSFQLRGRVLEFEGRFLSWLLSRAPLIGGASAMTLGHSVIARSRYDLDRTRAHEFVHVQQYERWGLLFVPAYFASAWWVWWRGKHPYWDNPFEREAYERAP; this is encoded by the coding sequence ATGACCGCCGTTCTTCACGCCATCTTGATCTCGCTCGGCATCATCTGGGCTGCGCCCTGGACACTCCTTGGTTGCACGCTCGGCGTCATCAGCCTGGCAACCGGCGGCTCATTTCAACTCCGCGGCCGAGTGCTGGAGTTCGAAGGCCGATTCCTCTCCTGGCTCCTCTCGCGCGCACCACTCATCGGCGGCGCATCGGCCATGACGCTGGGCCACAGCGTGATTGCCCGCAGTCGTTACGATCTCGACCGCACGCGCGCCCACGAGTTCGTCCATGTGCAGCAATATGAACGCTGGGGGCTGCTCTTCGTCCCCGCCTACTTCGCCTCGGCCTGGTGGGTGTGGTGGCGCGGCAAACATCCCTATTGGGATAATCCGTTCGAGCGCGAAGCCTACGAACGAGCTCCCTAA
- a CDS encoding OprO/OprP family phosphate-selective porin has translation MKRLQLCFLGAALAIMASAQLARAQGIFPQSMQQPTPGAAYQQQAPTLPLPPQYAPQQFAPAQLPQPQPHPAQPYPAQPPPAQAPFPQQQYPQPYPQQVVNPEQLLERLPVPPEQMIATMSANDFLESNAAAGPNEAITAKVAALEKEVAAMKAASKKLPSVTINGVAQMDAVAFSQDAASRATFDPIQGGPIQNGADFRRARLSAKGAIADNMNYFFQMDFAFPGRPTFTDVWVEWTQLPLLGNVRVGQWKQPFSLEVVSSFRYTTFMERSSLFQAFTPFRHMGIGFYDHSEDLNWTWAASLIRTGQDQFGDSLSTNGGNGVVGRLTHLLWYDEPADGRYYSHIGGAYYYNSPPRDLTRFRSIPELFVGENGAGAVGTSGQALPGPINGTPFFVDTLPILAGNVHTFGAENLTVHGALSFQAEAMAAVVDQIGGPTSTLWGSYMQVGYFLTGEHRPYDRIAGAIDRVKPFEDFFMLRTDGAHCYGLGAWEVAARWSYIDLNDGNIVGGQMSNATLGVNWYCNPYCKVVFNCVHSWLDARTGVQSETTGYGMRAQYDF, from the coding sequence ATGAAGCGATTGCAACTCTGCTTTCTGGGCGCTGCCCTCGCGATCATGGCTAGCGCTCAGCTAGCCCGCGCGCAGGGCATCTTTCCCCAGAGCATGCAGCAGCCGACGCCGGGAGCCGCTTATCAACAACAAGCGCCAACGCTGCCACTGCCGCCCCAGTACGCGCCGCAGCAGTTCGCTCCAGCTCAGCTTCCACAACCACAACCGCACCCTGCCCAGCCTTATCCAGCCCAACCTCCTCCGGCGCAGGCTCCGTTTCCGCAGCAACAATATCCGCAGCCGTATCCTCAGCAGGTTGTGAATCCAGAGCAGTTGCTAGAGCGGCTACCGGTGCCGCCGGAGCAGATGATCGCCACGATGTCGGCCAACGACTTCCTGGAGAGCAATGCTGCCGCTGGACCAAATGAGGCCATTACGGCGAAGGTGGCGGCGCTCGAAAAAGAAGTCGCCGCGATGAAGGCCGCTTCAAAGAAGTTGCCGAGCGTGACAATCAACGGTGTAGCGCAGATGGATGCGGTGGCGTTCAGTCAGGATGCCGCGAGTCGCGCGACATTCGATCCGATCCAAGGCGGCCCGATTCAGAACGGTGCTGACTTTCGCCGCGCGCGATTGAGCGCCAAGGGCGCCATCGCCGACAACATGAACTATTTCTTTCAGATGGACTTCGCTTTTCCCGGGCGGCCAACCTTTACCGACGTGTGGGTCGAGTGGACGCAGCTGCCGTTGCTCGGCAACGTGCGCGTCGGTCAATGGAAGCAGCCCTTCAGCCTGGAAGTGGTGAGCAGCTTTCGTTACACGACGTTCATGGAACGTTCGTCGCTGTTTCAAGCCTTCACGCCGTTCCGGCACATGGGCATCGGCTTTTATGATCACTCGGAAGATCTGAATTGGACCTGGGCGGCGTCGCTAATTCGCACCGGGCAGGACCAATTTGGAGATTCGCTGAGCACCAACGGCGGCAACGGCGTGGTCGGGCGGTTGACGCATTTGCTCTGGTATGACGAGCCAGCCGACGGTCGTTATTACAGCCACATCGGCGGCGCTTATTACTACAACTCACCGCCGCGCGACTTAACTCGCTTTCGGTCCATTCCCGAACTGTTCGTCGGCGAAAACGGCGCGGGCGCGGTTGGCACATCGGGCCAGGCACTGCCGGGACCGATCAACGGCACGCCGTTTTTTGTCGATACGCTGCCGATCCTCGCCGGCAACGTACACACCTTCGGCGCTGAAAACCTGACTGTTCACGGAGCCTTGTCGTTTCAAGCCGAAGCGATGGCAGCCGTGGTCGATCAGATTGGCGGTCCCACGTCGACGCTGTGGGGCAGTTACATGCAGGTCGGCTACTTTCTGACCGGCGAGCATCGGCCTTACGATCGCATTGCAGGGGCCATCGATCGGGTGAAGCCGTTCGAAGACTTCTTTATGCTCCGCACCGACGGCGCGCATTGCTACGGCTTGGGTGCGTGGGAAGTGGCGGCCCGTTGGTCGTACATCGACTTGAACGACGGCAACATCGTCGGCGGCCAGATGAGCAACGCCACGCTGGGGGTGAACTGGTACTGCAATCCGTATTGCAAAGTGGTGTTCAACTGCGTGCACAGCTGGCTCGATGCTCGCACAGGTGTGCAGAGCGAAACGACTGGGTATGGGATGCGGGCTCAGTATGATTTTTAA
- a CDS encoding DUF1559 family PulG-like putative transporter, which produces MKTARVGFTLVELLVVIAIIGVLVALLLPAVQSAREAARRTQCLNHLKQLSLAVLNYESSHGRLPMNTGSTGYSPHARLLPFLEQGNLYDLLDFSQPTYTGPGGSQVPNAAYLSVFDKVVPMFMCPSDPAPRVYTVPLGSPAQPYRFAGNNYMLSTGSGAGTNYDDRFQTDGVVFTGSALRLADVVDGTSNSVLAAEAIRGDGQDLTLAAGMFPTFPYRKILSPSGTSPGAGPGYTGSSAGWPSGIIADPDLSAVAAAGTNWRGGQAGTGRGISWLRGLAHNVLTNGYNSPNSRIPDVVIHGTGFFGPRSFHPGGANVALIDGSVRTLSEATDRTVQRALFSINGGEVVAVH; this is translated from the coding sequence ATGAAGACGGCTCGAGTTGGTTTCACACTGGTCGAACTCTTGGTGGTGATCGCCATCATTGGCGTCTTGGTGGCGCTGCTCCTTCCCGCGGTGCAGTCGGCACGCGAAGCGGCGCGGCGAACGCAATGCTTGAATCATCTCAAGCAGTTGTCGCTTGCCGTGCTCAACTACGAGAGCTCCCACGGGCGGTTGCCGATGAACACCGGCTCGACTGGTTACTCGCCGCATGCTCGGCTGCTGCCGTTTCTCGAGCAAGGGAATCTGTACGACCTGCTCGACTTTTCGCAGCCCACTTACACGGGCCCCGGTGGCAGCCAGGTGCCGAACGCGGCGTACTTGAGCGTGTTCGACAAGGTCGTGCCGATGTTCATGTGCCCGAGCGACCCCGCGCCGCGGGTTTATACCGTGCCGCTCGGCAGTCCCGCGCAGCCGTATCGTTTTGCCGGCAACAACTACATGCTGAGCACCGGCAGCGGCGCGGGGACGAACTACGACGATCGCTTTCAAACCGACGGCGTGGTCTTCACGGGCTCCGCGCTGCGGCTGGCCGATGTGGTCGATGGGACTTCCAATTCGGTCCTTGCGGCCGAAGCGATTCGCGGCGATGGCCAGGATCTTACGCTCGCTGCCGGCATGTTCCCGACGTTTCCTTATCGCAAGATTCTCAGTCCGAGCGGCACTTCTCCGGGCGCGGGCCCCGGTTACACCGGCAGCAGTGCTGGTTGGCCGTCGGGCATCATTGCCGATCCTGACTTGAGCGCGGTGGCGGCCGCGGGAACGAACTGGCGCGGCGGACAGGCAGGAACAGGCCGCGGCATCTCGTGGCTGCGCGGTCTCGCGCACAACGTACTGACCAACGGCTACAACAGCCCGAACAGCCGCATTCCCGATGTCGTCATTCACGGCACGGGCTTTTTCGGCCCGCGGAGCTTTCATCCCGGCGGCGCGAACGTCGCGCTGATCGACGGCAGCGTGCGAACGCTCAGTGAAGCCACCGATCGCACGGTGCAGCGGGCACTGTTTTCGATCAACGGCGGTGAAGTGGTCGCCGTGCATTAA
- a CDS encoding zf-HC2 domain-containing protein has protein sequence MNCAEFQSQLQAWLAGETDETVSRALETHLNQCADCLALLERENAETQDLPLLKTALAEPQAAARVAERVMERLSTTTIAPAVAARTIAWSTWLTPLLTLVAGFLLALLVLPRPEKKNDPAPSIAQPIPAPAPVAHLVAATGTVEMFDQQQQNWVPISKNKINYFACPTDSRVRTTADVRCELQTGDGCVIRLNDQTEVTLRGSSSIELSQGQVWCRSPRETQLEVRVTNPANNQQKKSDLPTMWCVGPSCVMTGIQPAGEVQVVNAEGEINLRTTAGEQRLNPGQVAEISGGEIKPVRHVDPMLSTRWMQPLMMRRGPDDAELKHRVDALLAQIGQSKIATLYEQEIRSLGEYGVLPLVRFIQSPLGEKDPTRRSAAMEIVADLAPVWLIPDLIDLLENPDASVRRQAAVALHRLTALDMNLGPNAWQEKPNDDQAKALDEWRGWWAAHRDRYPKPQLQITAE, from the coding sequence ATGAACTGTGCAGAGTTTCAATCTCAGTTGCAGGCCTGGCTCGCGGGCGAAACCGACGAGACGGTCTCCCGCGCGCTCGAAACGCATTTGAATCAATGCGCCGATTGCCTCGCGCTGCTCGAACGCGAAAACGCCGAGACCCAAGATTTGCCGCTACTGAAAACCGCGCTCGCCGAACCGCAAGCTGCAGCGCGAGTCGCGGAGCGCGTGATGGAACGCCTCTCGACAACGACGATTGCGCCAGCAGTTGCCGCGCGCACGATCGCGTGGAGCACCTGGCTCACGCCATTGCTAACACTAGTGGCAGGATTCTTGTTGGCACTGCTGGTGCTGCCGCGGCCTGAGAAAAAGAACGATCCAGCGCCGTCGATCGCTCAGCCCATTCCCGCTCCGGCTCCGGTCGCGCATTTGGTCGCCGCGACGGGAACGGTCGAAATGTTCGATCAGCAGCAGCAGAACTGGGTGCCTATTTCCAAAAACAAAATCAATTACTTTGCTTGCCCGACTGATTCGCGCGTACGAACGACTGCCGATGTGCGCTGCGAGTTGCAAACCGGCGACGGCTGTGTGATTCGCCTCAACGATCAAACCGAAGTGACGCTGCGCGGCAGCAGTTCGATTGAGTTATCGCAAGGCCAAGTCTGGTGCCGTTCGCCTCGCGAAACGCAGCTTGAAGTGCGTGTCACCAATCCCGCCAACAATCAGCAGAAGAAATCGGACCTGCCAACCATGTGGTGCGTCGGACCCTCCTGCGTGATGACCGGCATTCAACCCGCGGGCGAAGTGCAGGTGGTGAATGCGGAAGGGGAAATCAATCTTCGCACGACGGCGGGAGAGCAGCGTTTGAATCCGGGGCAGGTGGCGGAAATTTCCGGCGGCGAAATCAAGCCGGTGCGGCATGTCGATCCGATGTTGTCGACTCGCTGGATGCAACCGCTAATGATGCGTCGCGGTCCTGACGACGCCGAGTTGAAGCATCGGGTCGATGCGCTCCTCGCGCAGATCGGCCAGTCGAAGATCGCCACGCTCTACGAACAAGAGATTCGCTCGCTGGGCGAGTACGGCGTGTTGCCGCTGGTCCGTTTCATTCAATCGCCACTCGGTGAAAAGGATCCCACGCGGCGTTCGGCGGCGATGGAGATTGTCGCCGATCTTGCGCCCGTCTGGCTCATTCCCGATTTGATCGACTTGCTCGAGAATCCCGATGCCTCCGTCCGCCGCCAAGCCGCCGTCGCGCTCCATCGGCTGACCGCGCTCGACATGAATCTCGGCCCCAACGCCTGGCAAGAAAAACCCAACGACGATCAAGCCAAGGCCCTCGACGAGTGGCGCGGCTGGTGGGCCGCGCATCGCGATCGCTATCCCAAACCGCAACTGCAGATCACCGCAGAGTAG
- a CDS encoding RNA polymerase sigma factor, with protein sequence MQDYCDITDGELVRQTLAGRLASYAELVRRWSAPILAVCRSHTGRGHMAEDLAQESLVRAFQALATLTDQNKFGPWLRGIAVRACLDWRKAKQTGQQPFSVLDNGAGVFDPPGHGETAETVAERREECERLRAAVAELPEAYRETLWLYYCERLTYQELAELQGTSRATINLRLTKGRAMLRERLGAVANLGKELR encoded by the coding sequence TTGCAGGATTATTGCGACATTACCGACGGCGAACTGGTCCGCCAGACGCTTGCCGGCCGTTTGGCGAGTTACGCCGAGTTGGTCCGCCGCTGGTCTGCGCCCATCCTCGCGGTTTGTCGGTCGCATACGGGACGAGGGCACATGGCCGAGGACCTCGCGCAGGAGTCGCTCGTCCGGGCGTTTCAGGCACTGGCGACGCTCACCGATCAAAACAAATTCGGGCCGTGGCTCCGCGGCATTGCCGTGCGGGCTTGTCTCGATTGGCGGAAGGCAAAGCAAACCGGACAGCAACCGTTTTCGGTGCTCGATAACGGCGCGGGAGTTTTCGATCCGCCAGGCCACGGCGAAACAGCCGAAACGGTGGCTGAGCGGCGCGAAGAGTGCGAGCGGTTGCGGGCCGCGGTTGCTGAGTTGCCGGAAGCGTATCGCGAAACGTTGTGGCTGTATTACTGCGAGCGATTGACCTATCAGGAACTCGCGGAGTTGCAGGGAACCTCGCGGGCAACGATCAATTTGCGTTTGACCAAGGGCCGCGCGATGTTGCGCGAACGATTGGGAGCGGTGGCGAACTTGGGTAAAGAGTTGCGATGA
- a CDS encoding ThuA domain-containing protein produces MRSTSLLSLFFCALLAIGLQAAEPKLKALIIEGQNNHGNWPQTTKMMKSYLEQFGLFAVDVATTAAKGTDPSFKPEFDKYAVVVSNYNGADWPKETQQAFVDYVKGGGGFVVVHAADNSFGNWPEYNEMIGLGGWGGRNEKSGPYVYFNDKGAETRDESKGNGGSHGAQHAFQIITRDAEHPITKGLPKAWMHVNDELYDRLRGPATNMTILATAYAAKGKGGTDRHEPMLMTLNYGKGRVFHTPMGHGNDSQECVGFITCLQRGAEWAATGKVTVKVPEDFPTEDKTSQRKFAGK; encoded by the coding sequence ATGCGTTCGACTTCCTTGCTCAGTTTGTTCTTTTGCGCACTGCTGGCCATCGGTTTGCAAGCGGCCGAGCCGAAGCTCAAAGCCCTCATCATCGAAGGGCAAAATAATCACGGCAATTGGCCGCAGACCACGAAGATGATGAAGAGCTACCTGGAACAATTCGGGCTCTTTGCTGTGGATGTGGCTACGACGGCGGCGAAGGGAACTGACCCCAGCTTCAAGCCGGAGTTCGACAAGTATGCGGTGGTGGTCTCGAACTACAACGGCGCCGATTGGCCGAAGGAAACGCAGCAAGCGTTTGTCGATTATGTGAAAGGTGGCGGCGGGTTCGTCGTCGTACATGCAGCCGACAATTCCTTCGGCAACTGGCCCGAATATAACGAGATGATCGGCCTCGGCGGTTGGGGCGGCCGCAATGAAAAGAGCGGCCCGTACGTCTACTTCAACGACAAGGGCGCCGAGACTCGCGACGAGTCGAAGGGGAACGGCGGCAGCCACGGCGCGCAGCACGCTTTCCAGATCATTACGCGCGACGCCGAGCATCCCATCACCAAGGGCCTGCCGAAGGCCTGGATGCATGTGAACGACGAACTCTACGACCGCTTGCGCGGCCCGGCCACGAACATGACGATTCTCGCGACTGCTTATGCCGCCAAAGGCAAGGGCGGCACCGATCGTCACGAGCCTATGCTGATGACGCTCAACTACGGCAAGGGGCGCGTCTTCCACACCCCGATGGGCCACGGCAACGACTCGCAAGAATGCGTCGGCTTTATCACCTGCCTGCAGCGCGGCGCCGAATGGGCCGCCACGGGCAAAGTGACCGTGAAAGTGCCGGAAGACTTTCCGACGGAAGATAAGACGAGCCAGCGGAAGTTTGCAGGAAAATAG
- a CDS encoding ThuA domain-containing protein yields MKYLSLLLTLLPLTASAAGVVYEGTEGPGKGKHIVLIAGDDEYRSEEALPQLGQILAKHHGFKCTVLFPIGKDGTIVPNAGESDIPGTEVLDTADLMILGLRFRDLPDEQMKPIADYIESGKPIIGLRTSTHAFNIKPGKTYSKYTWTNGDKEYSKGFGKQVLGETWVNHHGAHGSQATRGIFVKGEESNPILKGIASGEIFGPSDVYTINLPLPGDSKPLVMGEVVAGMKPEDKALEGAKNEPMMPVAWTKTYQTSSGKTARVFTTTMGAATDLTNEALRRLVVNASFWCLKMEEKIPEKANVDIVGEYNPSPFKFGGFKKGVKPEDHAWKK; encoded by the coding sequence ATGAAATATCTCTCCCTCCTCCTCACGCTCCTTCCTCTTACCGCTTCGGCGGCTGGCGTTGTTTATGAAGGGACTGAAGGACCCGGCAAGGGGAAGCACATCGTGCTGATTGCTGGCGACGATGAATATCGCAGCGAAGAAGCCCTGCCTCAGCTTGGCCAGATTTTGGCGAAGCATCACGGCTTCAAGTGCACCGTACTCTTTCCGATCGGCAAGGATGGCACGATCGTTCCCAACGCCGGCGAGAGCGATATCCCTGGCACCGAAGTGCTCGATACGGCGGACTTGATGATTCTCGGTCTGCGGTTTCGCGATTTGCCTGACGAGCAGATGAAGCCGATCGCCGATTACATCGAATCGGGCAAGCCGATCATCGGCCTGCGGACGTCGACGCATGCTTTCAATATCAAGCCGGGCAAGACTTACTCGAAGTACACCTGGACCAACGGCGACAAGGAATATTCGAAGGGTTTCGGCAAGCAGGTGCTCGGCGAAACTTGGGTCAATCACCATGGCGCCCACGGCAGCCAGGCCACGCGCGGTATCTTCGTGAAGGGTGAGGAGAGCAATCCGATTTTGAAGGGAATCGCCAGCGGCGAGATCTTTGGACCGAGTGATGTCTACACCATCAATCTGCCGTTGCCGGGCGACAGCAAGCCGCTCGTCATGGGCGAAGTGGTGGCTGGGATGAAGCCGGAAGATAAGGCCCTTGAAGGCGCCAAGAACGAGCCGATGATGCCGGTGGCGTGGACCAAGACGTATCAGACATCGAGCGGCAAAACGGCTCGTGTTTTTACGACCACGATGGGGGCTGCTACCGACCTGACCAACGAAGCGCTGCGTCGGCTGGTGGTGAATGCCAGCTTTTGGTGCCTGAAGATGGAAGAGAAGATCCCCGAGAAGGCCAACGTCGACATCGTCGGCGAATACAATCCTTCGCCGTTCAAATTTGGCGGTTTCAAAAAGGGCGTGAAGCCTGAGGATCATGCGTGGAAGAAGTAG
- a CDS encoding SGNH/GDSL hydrolase family protein: protein MEEVVASPQKPAARKRRWLRAILLLGGALILLAAGYVHYWLYLPIGTGPAGRAVPLEPFQSPWTDRKVLLVGVGDSVTAGLGSTPGRSYFQRLHDPRPDDFADVKGRTLKAVLPNLTTLNIAQSGSNSLQHVEQVEKKLPLQPADVFGLVVMTSGGNDLIHWYGRTPPKEAAMYGATLAQAEPWIANYGQRMNELFTRIDEKFPGGCLIFVCDIYDPSDGYGNPESAYLPPWPDCVPIHTRYNEALRASAAKHAAVCLVPMHAEFLGHGIHCRKFWSKHYRSADPHYWYFENLEDPNDRGYDAVRRLMLLRMVEERETIAAKQGN, encoded by the coding sequence GTGGAAGAAGTAGTTGCTTCGCCGCAGAAACCGGCAGCGAGAAAAAGACGCTGGCTGCGGGCAATCCTCCTGCTCGGCGGTGCGCTGATTCTGCTCGCCGCTGGCTACGTCCATTACTGGCTGTACCTGCCGATCGGCACTGGACCGGCAGGTCGAGCCGTGCCTCTCGAGCCGTTTCAGTCGCCGTGGACCGACCGCAAAGTCTTGCTCGTCGGCGTGGGCGACAGTGTAACGGCAGGCCTCGGTTCCACGCCGGGCCGATCTTATTTTCAACGGCTGCACGACCCTCGTCCAGATGATTTTGCGGACGTGAAGGGCCGCACTCTAAAGGCTGTGCTGCCGAATCTAACCACGCTCAACATCGCCCAGTCCGGCAGCAACTCGCTGCAGCATGTCGAACAGGTTGAGAAGAAATTGCCGCTGCAGCCGGCTGATGTCTTTGGCCTCGTCGTGATGACCAGCGGCGGCAATGACTTGATCCATTGGTACGGCCGAACACCGCCCAAGGAAGCGGCCATGTATGGCGCCACGCTCGCGCAAGCCGAGCCGTGGATCGCCAACTACGGCCAGCGGATGAATGAACTCTTCACGCGGATCGACGAGAAATTCCCCGGTGGCTGCTTGATCTTTGTCTGCGATATCTACGACCCTTCCGACGGCTACGGCAATCCCGAGAGTGCGTACCTGCCACCCTGGCCCGACTGCGTTCCGATTCACACTCGCTACAACGAAGCGTTACGAGCATCGGCCGCCAAGCATGCAGCCGTGTGTCTTGTTCCCATGCATGCGGAGTTCCTCGGCCACGGCATTCACTGTCGCAAGTTCTGGTCCAAGCACTATCGCTCGGCCGATCCGCATTACTGGTACTTTGAAAACCTGGAAGATCCGAACGACCGCGGCTACGACGCGGTTCGGCGGCTGATGCTGCTGCGGATGGTTGAAGAGCGCGAGACGATTGCTGCGAAACAGGGGAACTAG
- the coaE gene encoding dephospho-CoA kinase (Dephospho-CoA kinase (CoaE) performs the final step in coenzyme A biosynthesis.): MLTIGLIGGVASGKSAVAKLFAQLGAVILDADQAGHEVLHEPAVIAQLVARWGRGILTDSGQINRSAVAKIVFAPGNETERQFLNSVSHPRIAVRLKAQLDELREASAPAAVVDAALLLEAGWDQLCDQIVFVDVPQEQRLARARTRGWDAGELARREATQLPLETKRQRASICLLNDGSFADLEARVVEIAKRWRIAPRTA, encoded by the coding sequence ATGCTCACCATTGGTCTGATCGGCGGCGTAGCGAGCGGCAAAAGCGCCGTAGCCAAACTTTTTGCGCAACTGGGCGCTGTCATTCTCGATGCCGATCAGGCCGGCCACGAAGTGCTGCACGAGCCCGCCGTCATCGCTCAGCTGGTCGCTCGTTGGGGCCGTGGCATTCTCACCGACTCGGGTCAAATCAATCGTTCGGCTGTCGCCAAAATTGTCTTCGCGCCGGGTAACGAGACAGAGCGGCAATTCCTCAACAGCGTGAGTCATCCGCGGATTGCTGTGCGTTTGAAGGCCCAACTCGACGAACTTCGCGAGGCGAGCGCTCCCGCTGCAGTCGTCGACGCAGCCTTGTTACTCGAAGCCGGTTGGGACCAGCTTTGCGACCAAATCGTATTCGTCGACGTACCCCAAGAACAGCGACTGGCCCGCGCACGCACCCGCGGCTGGGATGCCGGTGAACTCGCCCGCCGGGAAGCAACGCAACTGCCACTGGAAACTAAACGCCAACGCGCAAGCATCTGCCTTCTGAACGATGGTTCGTTCGCCGACCTGGAGGCGCGAGTAGTGGAGATTGCCAAACGCTGGCGAATAGCACCGCGTACTGCTTAA
- a CDS encoding response regulator transcription factor produces MTPESIAQTVFLVDDDPGALRSLTFLIQSDGLAVESFQSPREFLTRFDLERSGCLVADVRMPELTGLDMQQILRERGSQIPIIFLTAHGDLAACRRAFRDGAVDFLEKTQLDDQALLDLIRTSLTRDMAVRKASRGQPDLSPLLSTLTEREREVMDRLVAGRTVKQIATEFDVSIQTVAKHRSKLLEKLKVENDIELVRLILGAGPSK; encoded by the coding sequence ATGACGCCAGAGTCGATCGCACAAACCGTGTTCTTGGTGGATGACGATCCGGGCGCCTTGCGCTCGCTGACATTCCTCATTCAATCTGACGGCTTGGCCGTCGAGAGCTTTCAATCACCGCGCGAATTTCTGACGCGTTTCGACCTCGAGCGTTCAGGCTGCCTGGTCGCCGACGTTCGCATGCCAGAATTGACCGGACTGGATATGCAACAGATTCTGCGCGAACGAGGATCGCAGATTCCTATCATCTTCCTGACCGCGCACGGCGATCTGGCCGCCTGCCGGAGGGCCTTTCGCGACGGCGCGGTCGACTTCCTGGAAAAGACGCAGCTCGATGATCAGGCCCTGCTCGATCTGATTCGTACGTCGCTCACCCGCGATATGGCGGTACGCAAGGCATCGCGCGGGCAGCCCGATTTGTCGCCGCTGCTCAGTACGCTGACCGAGCGCGAGCGAGAAGTGATGGACCGCCTCGTCGCGGGCCGCACGGTCAAACAGATCGCCACCGAGTTCGATGTGAGCATCCAAACTGTCGCGAAGCACCGCAGCAAATTGCTCGAGAAATTGAAGGTCGAAAACGACATCGAATTAGTCCGCTTGATCCTCGGGGCCGGCCCCTCGAAGTAG